A part of Muntiacus reevesi chromosome 12, mMunRee1.1, whole genome shotgun sequence genomic DNA contains:
- the RPL30 gene encoding large ribosomal subunit protein eL30, which translates to MVAAKKTKKSLESINSRLQLVMKSGKYVLGYKQTLKMIRQGKAKLVILANNCPALRKSEIEYYAMLAKTGVHHYSGNNIELGTACGKYYRVCTLAIIDPGDSDIIRSMPEQTGEK; encoded by the exons ATGGTGGCCGCAAAGAAGACG AAAAAGTCACTGGAGTCGATCAACTCTAGGCTCCAGCTGGTTATGAAAAGTGGAAAGTACGTGCTGGGGTACAAACAGACTCTGAAAATGATCAGACAAGGCAAAGCGAAACTGGTCATCCTCGCCAACAACTGCCCAGCCTTGAG GAAATCTGAAATAGAGTATTACGCCATGTTGGCCAAAACTGGTGTCCATCACTACAGTGGCAATAATATTGAATTGGGCACAGCATGTGGAAAATACTACAGAGTATGCACACTGGCTATCATTGACCCAG gtgATTCTGATATTATTAGAAGCATGCCAGAACAGACTGGTGAAAAGTAA